The Triticum aestivum cultivar Chinese Spring chromosome 3A, IWGSC CS RefSeq v2.1, whole genome shotgun sequence genome includes a region encoding these proteins:
- the LOC123061114 gene encoding uncharacterized protein isoform X1 has protein sequence MQRPYATPRAFRLTSPAPTTRHCLEPGPLSRHARTGTSLTVPKDSVVNRPSPMVAVAKKTTPPRQMTAVDYSNYITNRYPTMSSQTIAVLLREQNARAVRHLTTASGCTCCTARGFSDCPVRPQTLDEESASCREKRKFALPGATHSAQASYHTPKYRKLSGLKLDLSDCEVESPPQRSGVRKGSMQTEPTRKPGHHVATSSHNKDKHHGRSDAICNAIQQYAICIAEAVKDIYVDSIQENQTGVFFSISTAELPKRKYVSSRSYAGNPWFKGRPVVPPKTDIADLLEAYLPSLPDNQLAQNWIVHGTPREIRIRGVEIQLQIISNSMLNHELGSILIHQLMQMDSEANLDTPCLTHRHILECDFSIRMHHASNVFGSFLISLRSPFCFATCINHNGLLNCFNCSFFADLSPCRKFKYF, from the exons ATGCAGCGACCGTATGCTACTCCCAGAGCGTTCAGACTGACAAGCCCCGCACCGACAACCCGCCATTGTCTCGAACCTGGTCCCCTCTCCCGCCATGCGCGCACCGGCACCTCCCTTACTGTACCGAAGGACAGTGTAGTCAATCGCCCATCTCCAATGGTCGCAGTTGCCAAGAAGACCACGCCCCCAAGGCAAATGACCGCTGTTGACTACTCGAACTATATCACAAATCGATACCCAACTATG TCATCCCAAACGATAGCGGTTCTTCTCCGTGAACAGAATGCACGGGCGGTGCGCCATCTTACCACGGCTTCTGGATGCACATGCTGCACTGCTAGGGGTTTTTCTGATTGCCCTGTTAGACCGCAGACGCTAGACGAGGAAAGCGCATCATGCCGCGAAAAACGCAAGTTTGCTCTTCCTGGAGCCACGCACAGTGCACAAGCTTCATACCACACTCCAAAGTATCGCAAACTTAGCGGTCTCAAGTTGGACCTCTCCGACTGCGAAG TTGAAAGTCCACCACAGAGAAGCGGCGTGCGAAAAGGCAGCATGCAAACCGAGCCAACACGCAAACCCGGCCATCATGTGGCCACATCAAGCCACAACAAGGACAAACATCATGGAAGAAGCGACGCCATATGCAACGCCATACAACAGTATGCCATATGCATAGCTGAAGCAGTTAAGGACATATACGTCGATAGTATTCAAGAAAACCAGACAGGCGTTTTCTTTTCCATCTCCACCGCCGAGCTACCCAAACGGAAATACGTATCATCAAGGAGCTATGCAGGGAATCCATGGTTTAAAGGTCGCCCAGTCGTGCCTCCTAAAACTGATATAGCCGACTTGCTGGAAGCCTATCTGCCATCGCTGCCCGACAATCAGCTGGCACA AAACTGGATAGTTCATGGTACCCCCCGGGAGATTAGAATCAGAGGTGTCGAAATCCAACTACAGATCATCAGCAATAGCATGCTCAATCACGAGCTTGGTTCCATCCTTATACATCAACTAATGCAGATGGACAGTGAAGCTAATTTGGATACACCTTGCCTAACACACCGCCACATCCTCGAATGTGATTTCTCGATACGAATGCACCATGCTAGCAATGTCTTCGGTTCATTTCTCATTTCTCTGCGCAGCCCATTTTGTTTCGCCACCTGCATTAATCATAATGGCCTCCTCAATTGTTTTAATTGTTCCTTCTTTGCAGACCTTAGCCCTTGCCGAAAATTCAAGTATTTCTAG